A DNA window from Helianthus annuus cultivar XRQ/B chromosome 15, HanXRQr2.0-SUNRISE, whole genome shotgun sequence contains the following coding sequences:
- the LOC110912438 gene encoding uncharacterized protein LOC110912438: MSAREDSDSDAPEEFTAEQAIQKDEEITTIQKQNKARIAREVKERRRKWAEKLTPRQPRPNKNVPDEEEETETPSNKGMLPDDIVKLLAANEKKVFSSESEDEKSEKKPRKKKSKRSGMEPVILKELPPPPCLQNSLEFLKKRKMQVPRSSAVLDNSSQALRFLSSSGLLK, encoded by the exons ATGTCGGCAAGAGAAGATAGCGACTCCGACGCCCCGGAGGAGTTCACCGCCGAACAG GCAATacaaaaagatgaagaaataacaaccattcagaaacaaaataaagCCAG GATTGCCCGTGAAGTAAAAGAACGTCGCAGAAAATGGGCCGAAAAGTTAACGCCACGTCAACCTCGTCCGAACAAAAACGTCCCAGATGAAGAAGAGGAAACGGAAACACCATCAAATAAAGGAATGCTCCCAGATGACATTGTCAAATTGCTTGCAGCCAATGAAAA GAAAGTTTTCTCCTCAGAATCGGAAGATGAAAAATCCGAGAAAAAACCAAGAAAGAAGAAATCCAAACGCTCAGG GATGGAGCCGGTTATTCTGAAGGAGTTACCTCCGCCTCCATGCTTACAAAACTCGTTGGAGTTTTTAAAGAAACGGAAAATGCAGGTTCCAAGATCATCTGCAGTTCTGGACAACTCGAGCCAAGCATTGCGGTTTCTTTCTTCGTCCGGTTTGTTAAAATGA